ATTAAAAATATTGATGAACCCGTTGAAATTGACTTTTTATCCTTATCAAGTTACGGAGACAGCACGCAATCATCCGGAATTGTCAAGATCAGGAAGGACATCGATACAAACATTCATAACAGGCATGTGATCGTAGTCGAGGATATTGTTGATAGCGGTCTGACACTTCAATACATTCATGATTATTTAATGAAACACAAACCGATTTCCGTTAAAACCTGTGTTCTTCTCGATAAACCGAAAGCACATAAGATCGAGATGAAATTAGATTATATCGGATTTGAAATTGGAAATGAATTTGTAGTTGGATACGGATTGGATTATGCAGAAAAATATCGCAATTTACCTTACATTGGGATTTTAAAAAAGGAGAAATATTCATAATGCAGGAACCACCAAAAATTGAACCACCCAAATTTAATAAAGATAATAAAGATAATAAAAAGCCACCTTTTTTTCCAAAAATGAAAAAATCACAATCCATCACTTTCTGGATAGTGGTTCTTTTAATGATCATCGTATTTTACCAATTTTCCAAAATGAATAACACAAAATATCAGGTGATCGACTATTCGGATTTTGAGGAAATGTATAAAAGAAAACCCACAGGAATTTTACAAGTTGACATCAACGGGAAAGATGTAGTTTTTATCGGTGATGATGGTATTAAATATGCAACATATCTGCCTTTTGAGCCTGATTCGGATTTTACTAAAGAACTCACAGCTCTGGGAATAAGTGTAAAATCAACTAAACCTTCCAAACTTTTCTCCTTCTTGATTTCGATGCTACCGTTCCTGATCTTCCTCGGTTTCTGGTTTTTTATGATGAGAGGAATTCGAGGAGGAGCAGGAGCTGCTTTCAGTTTCGGAAAAAGCAGAGCGAAACTATTTGCCGGAGGAAAAACACAGGTAACTTTCAAAGATGTAGCCGGAGTCGATGAAGCAAAAGAAGAATTGGAAGAGATCATCGAATTCCCGAAAGCTCCAGATAAATTCCAGAAACTGGGAGGAAGAATTCCACGCGGAGTTTTGCTTTTGGGAAGACCCGGAACCGGAAAAACTTTATTGGCAAAAGCAGTCGC
This window of the Candidatus Cloacimonadota bacterium genome carries:
- the hpt gene encoding hypoxanthine phosphoribosyltransferase, producing the protein MKHDLEKILFDEDILHSKIKELGSKITKDYQGKHPIMICILRGAVLFLSDLIKNIDEPVEIDFLSLSSYGDSTQSSGIVKIRKDIDTNIHNRHVIVVEDIVDSGLTLQYIHDYLMKHKPISVKTCVLLDKPKAHKIEMKLDYIGFEIGNEFVVGYGLDYAEKYRNLPYIGILKKEKYS